In Pedobacter sp. W3I1, one DNA window encodes the following:
- a CDS encoding response regulator: MDTIQQRPITIMIADDHKLFAEGLSAILSEQSNFKVIGMAANGKEILHLLNHQQPDVLILDLNMPVLDGEIAAEKVGQLFPSVKIMVLSMYYTTKLSARLENIGVKAFIQKDTNAETLFKIITGIQQGEKYFQKIKSDPLASSAFNDGDHFQKSHNLTAREMEILKLISEDYSSQQIAQKLFIALNTVDTHRKNMVQKLNVTGKAGLLKFALENKLR; encoded by the coding sequence ATGGACACGATTCAACAGAGACCCATAACGATTATGATTGCCGATGATCATAAACTATTTGCTGAAGGGCTGTCAGCAATCCTTTCTGAACAGTCGAACTTTAAGGTAATAGGAATGGCCGCAAATGGAAAAGAAATTTTGCACCTGCTTAATCATCAGCAGCCAGATGTGCTAATCCTCGACTTAAACATGCCCGTTCTGGATGGAGAAATTGCCGCTGAAAAAGTGGGCCAGCTATTTCCTTCGGTGAAAATAATGGTATTATCCATGTACTATACAACCAAATTATCTGCCAGGCTCGAGAACATAGGCGTAAAGGCTTTTATCCAGAAAGATACCAATGCAGAAACACTATTTAAAATTATAACGGGCATACAACAGGGAGAAAAATATTTCCAAAAAATAAAATCTGATCCCCTCGCATCATCGGCATTTAACGATGGCGATCATTTTCAAAAAAGCCATAATTTAACCGCCCGGGAAATGGAAATACTAAAATTGATAAGCGAAGATTATTCGTCACAGCAAATTGCTCAAAAATTATTTATAGCTTTAAATACCGTTGATACACACCGTAAAAATATGGTACAGAAGCTAAATGTAACCGGAAAAGCAGGATTATTAAAATTTGCACTTGAAAATAAGCTGCGCTAA
- a CDS encoding serine protease, whose translation MKHRIILLLISIVLITNVRAQDCKPDSSKRERITTANVPNDYSCYMEMTRGWHKYYGSGALIHPRVIITAGHNLAYFPFVKRLPFFLFRGTRKVDLYFGSIDNKTYKAQTSLKLKTGKNKFFKSAYWINAKINRDFSIIILPDSSLFKKAGGCYKFMPLKPDELPGADLHLTGSPGDKDLFEMWTQETKNFSIIDSSLRYDLFTVVRNSGSPVWVKKDDMIRLAGVHSRGFTNCNGAVLINNETYNQVVEWCKKSGIEL comes from the coding sequence ATGAAACATCGAATTATTTTATTGCTTATTTCTATCGTGTTAATTACCAATGTAAGGGCACAAGATTGTAAGCCAGATTCTTCTAAAAGAGAACGCATAACAACTGCTAATGTTCCAAACGATTATTCGTGTTATATGGAAATGACCAGGGGCTGGCATAAATATTATGGCTCTGGTGCGTTAATCCATCCCAGGGTAATTATTACCGCAGGGCATAACCTGGCCTATTTTCCTTTTGTAAAACGGTTGCCATTCTTTCTTTTTAGAGGCACAAGGAAAGTTGATTTATATTTTGGATCCATAGATAATAAGACTTATAAAGCTCAAACATCTTTAAAATTAAAGACCGGAAAGAACAAATTCTTCAAATCTGCATATTGGATAAATGCTAAAATTAACCGCGACTTTTCGATAATAATTTTACCCGATTCTTCCCTTTTCAAAAAAGCAGGTGGCTGTTACAAATTTATGCCCCTTAAGCCAGATGAGTTACCTGGCGCTGATTTGCACCTTACGGGTTCGCCTGGAGATAAAGACTTATTTGAAATGTGGACACAGGAAACAAAGAATTTTTCCATTATTGATTCCTCCTTAAGGTACGATCTGTTCACTGTAGTTAGAAATAGCGGCTCGCCGGTGTGGGTCAAAAAAGATGATATGATAAGGCTGGCTGGCGTACATTCAAGGGGTTTCACCAATTGTAATGGTGCAGTTTTAATTAACAACGAAACCTATAATCAGGTGGTTGAATGGTGTAAGAAATCGGGAATAGAACTTTAA
- a CDS encoding tetratricopeptide repeat protein codes for MTKIFPAFAFSALLLLPASLFANFDFNNNCLNAYKSIFELKLGNARAYISTEKKQHPNNSIIPLLENYVDYFTVLTSESKADFDRLKGNKSSRLDQISDDDKNSPYYLYAQAEINLQWALIRGRFGEYFNAAMEVKKANSLLQENNKKFPNFHLNLKGLGLINAVLGNLPDGALKTALSTFGIKGNLQNGLNMFEKLADNLPKSSYEPFYEEVVFYYAYVLTDVAHSPQAYAKTIKYTERIADTSLLKSYLQSYVCIKNGHSEEAINILAKRPEGGVYQPFPYLDYLEGIAHLNKLDLNAATHFNRFLQTTKGVNFVKDAYLHLGWISLLKGDKSGYTAFAAKAVKNGYAYMEKDKQAKAEAVAGTPTIDLLKARLLFDGGYLSRALQILDDKKATDYTNAKDKTELNYRLGRIYDDLGKDDQALAAYQQTINEGKNLKYYFAANAAVQMGKVYERRKNNAKAKEAFNTAIAMKNHEFESSIESQARAGLKRLAN; via the coding sequence ATGACTAAAATCTTCCCTGCTTTTGCATTTTCTGCTCTTCTCCTGCTTCCCGCATCCTTATTTGCAAATTTCGACTTTAACAACAATTGCTTAAATGCTTATAAAAGTATATTCGAACTTAAGTTAGGTAATGCCAGAGCTTATATCTCTACCGAAAAAAAACAACATCCCAATAATTCCATTATCCCCCTTTTAGAAAATTACGTAGATTATTTTACCGTTTTAACTTCAGAGAGCAAGGCTGATTTTGACCGTCTGAAAGGCAATAAATCTAGTCGATTGGATCAAATCAGTGATGATGATAAAAATTCGCCTTATTATCTGTATGCACAGGCAGAGATCAATCTGCAATGGGCTTTGATCCGTGGCCGTTTTGGTGAATATTTTAATGCTGCAATGGAAGTTAAAAAAGCAAACAGCCTTTTGCAGGAGAACAATAAAAAGTTTCCGAATTTTCACCTGAACTTAAAAGGCCTGGGGCTGATTAATGCGGTTCTTGGCAATCTTCCGGATGGAGCTTTAAAAACAGCACTATCTACTTTTGGAATCAAAGGCAACCTTCAGAATGGATTAAATATGTTTGAAAAACTGGCCGACAATCTGCCGAAATCTTCTTACGAGCCTTTTTACGAAGAGGTGGTGTTTTATTACGCTTATGTATTAACTGATGTAGCACATAGCCCGCAGGCGTATGCAAAAACCATAAAATATACCGAACGGATTGCTGATACCAGCTTATTAAAAAGTTATTTGCAGAGTTATGTGTGCATTAAAAACGGGCATAGCGAAGAAGCCATTAATATTTTGGCAAAGCGGCCTGAGGGAGGTGTCTATCAGCCTTTTCCTTATTTAGATTATCTGGAGGGTATTGCCCACCTGAACAAACTAGACCTTAATGCGGCAACTCACTTTAACCGCTTTTTGCAGACAACTAAGGGCGTTAATTTTGTGAAGGATGCTTACCTTCATTTGGGTTGGATCTCTCTTCTGAAGGGAGATAAGTCGGGTTATACGGCATTTGCAGCCAAGGCTGTTAAAAACGGATATGCCTACATGGAAAAAGACAAACAGGCGAAAGCTGAAGCTGTTGCAGGAACGCCGACCATTGATCTTTTAAAAGCCAGGCTGCTGTTTGATGGGGGTTATTTAAGCAGAGCCTTGCAGATACTTGATGATAAGAAAGCAACAGATTACACTAACGCTAAAGACAAAACGGAACTAAATTACCGTTTGGGTAGAATTTATGATGATTTAGGAAAAGATGATCAGGCATTAGCGGCTTATCAGCAGACCATTAATGAAGGTAAAAACCTAAAATATTATTTTGCTGCAAACGCTGCGGTGCAGATGGGTAAGGTTTATGAAAGAAGGAAAAATAACGCGAAAGCGAAAGAGGCTTTCAATACTGCCATTGCCATGAAAAATCATGAGTTTGAAAGCAGTATTGAAAGCCAGGCTAGGGCCGGTTTAAAACGGTTAGCAAATTAG
- a CDS encoding 3-oxoacyl-ACP synthase III family protein, which yields MSRAINTVITSTGSYIPKNIISGSEFLNSTFFENGNLLEKENSEIINKFSEITEIVERRYACPEQLSNHIGAMAAEKAIENAGIDKETLDYIIFCHNFGDIPLGSNRIDILPSLASKVKQQLGIQNPDCVAYDIIFGCPGWVQGAIQADYYIKSGDAKRVMVIGAETLSRIIDPHDRDSMIFSDGAGAVIFEAEESEEKRGILAHKTETHAVNHGNLLTMGKGFHPDETNGNLYLKMNGRKLYEFAVIQVPQVIKKAIDKAGLSIEDVNIVFVHQANGKMDTAIMKRLFKLYGKDTVPENLVPMTISWLGNSSVATVPTLLDLVLKGEVKGYTVKPGDVAVFASVGAGMHINAFVHRF from the coding sequence ATGAGCAGAGCAATAAATACGGTAATAACCAGTACGGGAAGTTATATTCCAAAAAATATTATTTCTGGTAGTGAATTCTTAAATTCGACTTTTTTTGAGAATGGAAATCTATTGGAGAAAGAGAATTCGGAGATCATTAATAAATTCTCTGAAATTACGGAAATCGTGGAGCGGCGCTACGCCTGCCCTGAGCAGTTAAGCAATCATATTGGCGCAATGGCTGCAGAAAAAGCCATTGAAAATGCGGGTATTGATAAAGAAACCTTAGACTATATTATATTTTGTCATAATTTTGGTGATATCCCTTTGGGTAGCAACCGCATTGACATTTTGCCGTCTTTAGCTTCAAAGGTAAAACAACAACTGGGCATTCAAAATCCAGACTGCGTTGCCTACGACATCATTTTTGGTTGCCCGGGATGGGTTCAAGGCGCAATACAGGCAGATTACTATATTAAAAGCGGAGACGCAAAACGTGTTATGGTTATTGGTGCAGAAACCTTAAGCCGTATCATCGATCCACATGACCGTGATAGCATGATCTTTTCGGACGGTGCCGGAGCTGTAATTTTCGAAGCAGAGGAATCAGAAGAAAAAAGAGGAATACTAGCACATAAAACAGAAACGCACGCTGTTAATCATGGTAATTTACTTACCATGGGCAAGGGATTTCATCCTGATGAAACCAATGGAAACTTATACCTAAAAATGAACGGTCGTAAACTGTATGAATTTGCAGTCATTCAGGTACCCCAGGTAATTAAAAAAGCCATTGATAAAGCAGGCTTAAGTATTGAAGATGTAAATATAGTATTCGTTCACCAGGCCAACGGCAAAATGGATACCGCTATCATGAAACGTTTGTTCAAACTTTATGGCAAAGATACAGTGCCTGAAAACTTAGTCCCAATGACGATTTCATGGTTAGGAAACAGTTCGGTTGCCACTGTACCAACCTTGTTGGACCTGGTATTAAAAGGTGAAGTTAAAGGCTATACAGTTAAGCCTGGCGATGTAGCTGTTTTTGCTTCAGTAGGAGCAGGGATGCACATTAATGCTTTTGTACACCGCTTCTAA
- a CDS encoding 7TM diverse intracellular signaling domain-containing protein, producing the protein MNKLFLLFLFFLHPFRVCFAQQGHPILIDTAKKFNISEHGYFYEDKDLNLSIDSIIKYKQARKLTPLIPGKVFSKGYTQSYYWVAFDIENTLNQSVHLMFKEQSSSINQLQLFKVDQQGKIYPLGLTGDHFPFKQRPYRNRSFIYPMVLSPHEKATFYLWADKRGQNMYMPMSIGRDVDIIQAEIPQHTLFGFYTGIFVFAVIFNLLLYASVRDNIHLYYAIYIFCTLIFILEEEGLAFQWFYPNLPGLQDYMRLIMASLSCGLLIQVMQLFVNQNSTNSRLYRFTNYYKRFCWAMSIIPVFMLFKSFIILEKTVFYINNFLALLTVIIIIICVVERIKAGYKLGWYYFIATVMLLFGVFNYVFNTLGFTNFNLLKPNGLVVGLTAEIIFLSFALTQRYNFLKKEKEILLEEKSKHQVDLADGIFNAQEDERTRLARDLHDDLGGTLSIIKLNITAFQQKVLKLTENDRIFYDQTIGMIEKACADLREISHNLMPKNFEQFGLIETLNEHFKTLNHSGKIAFEFVFQVEHPIERGMEITIYRIVNELVNNIIRHSFASKATIQILSFDERISIMAEDNGIGFNPDKDKKGLGIQNILSRVNYLNGKIQVDSNQNGTTTTIDIPLK; encoded by the coding sequence ATGAATAAACTTTTCCTGCTATTTTTGTTTTTCCTACATCCATTCCGGGTGTGTTTTGCGCAACAGGGCCACCCAATTTTGATCGATACGGCCAAAAAATTCAACATCAGTGAGCACGGGTATTTTTATGAGGATAAAGATTTAAACCTCAGCATCGATTCTATTATAAAATATAAGCAGGCCCGCAAACTCACGCCACTGATACCCGGAAAGGTTTTCAGTAAAGGTTATACCCAATCTTATTACTGGGTTGCTTTTGATATCGAAAACACCCTAAATCAATCTGTGCACCTCATGTTTAAGGAGCAGAGCTCAAGTATTAACCAGCTCCAGCTGTTTAAAGTAGATCAGCAGGGAAAGATTTACCCGTTAGGCTTAACAGGCGATCATTTTCCTTTCAAGCAGCGCCCTTATCGCAATAGAAGCTTTATTTACCCAATGGTTCTTTCACCTCATGAAAAAGCCACTTTTTATTTGTGGGCCGATAAACGTGGGCAGAACATGTACATGCCAATGTCTATCGGACGTGATGTTGACATTATTCAGGCCGAAATTCCGCAGCATACTTTGTTTGGATTTTACACCGGAATCTTTGTTTTTGCGGTGATATTTAACCTGTTATTGTATGCTTCAGTAAGGGATAACATCCACTTATATTATGCGATTTACATTTTTTGTACGCTAATTTTTATCCTGGAAGAAGAAGGATTGGCTTTTCAATGGTTCTACCCAAACTTACCTGGTCTCCAGGATTATATGCGGTTAATTATGGCATCACTGAGCTGTGGCCTGCTAATCCAGGTGATGCAGCTGTTTGTGAATCAAAATAGCACCAATAGTAGATTATACCGCTTTACAAACTATTATAAAAGATTCTGCTGGGCCATGTCCATCATTCCGGTGTTTATGCTATTCAAATCGTTTATTATTTTAGAAAAAACAGTTTTTTACATCAACAATTTTCTTGCACTCCTTACGGTAATTATCATTATTATTTGTGTAGTAGAAAGAATAAAAGCTGGTTACAAGTTGGGCTGGTATTATTTTATTGCAACCGTGATGTTGCTATTTGGGGTTTTTAATTATGTTTTTAATACGTTAGGGTTCACCAACTTTAATTTATTAAAGCCAAATGGTTTAGTGGTAGGTTTAACAGCCGAAATCATTTTCCTTTCATTTGCATTAACACAGCGTTATAATTTTCTAAAAAAAGAAAAAGAAATCCTGCTGGAAGAAAAAAGTAAACATCAGGTAGACCTCGCCGATGGCATTTTTAATGCGCAGGAAGATGAACGGACACGTTTGGCCCGCGATTTACATGATGACCTTGGCGGTACACTATCCATTATAAAACTAAATATCACCGCTTTTCAGCAAAAAGTTTTAAAACTTACTGAAAATGACCGCATATTTTACGATCAAACGATTGGCATGATTGAAAAGGCATGTGCCGATTTAAGGGAAATATCGCACAATTTAATGCCAAAAAACTTTGAACAGTTTGGTCTGATTGAAACACTAAATGAGCATTTTAAAACCCTGAACCATTCCGGTAAAATTGCATTCGAATTTGTTTTTCAGGTTGAACACCCTATTGAACGTGGGATGGAGATTACCATATACCGGATTGTTAACGAACTGGTAAATAATATCATCAGGCATTCTTTCGCCTCAAAGGCGACTATACAGATTTTATCATTCGACGAAAGAATTAGCATTATGGCCGAAGATAATGGCATTGGTTTTAATCCCGATAAAGATAAAAAGGGTTTAGGTATCCAAAATATTCTATCAAGGGTAAATTACCTTAACGGTAAAATCCAGGTAGACAGTAATCAAAACGGTACAACAACAACTATTGATATTCCGCTAAAATAA
- a CDS encoding zinc ribbon domain-containing protein translates to MEQTVEQKLKALYELQNIHTKIDKIRQVRGELPMEVADLEDDVLGLETRIAKIKGELDDLEDSIVTRKNTIKDAQAAIKRYETQLKEVKNNREYDALTKEIEIQGLDIQVSEKKIKEHGFEITSKTEIYEAAKAELDGRKKDLEVKKGELDVITAETEKEEQDLQKKADKAEPQIDERLLVAYKRLRKNAVNGLAVVTIDRDSCSGCFNQIPPQRQLDIRQRKKIIVCEHCGRILVDEALTHEVAEA, encoded by the coding sequence GATCCGCCAGGTACGTGGTGAATTACCAATGGAAGTTGCCGATCTTGAGGATGACGTTTTAGGATTAGAAACTAGAATTGCAAAAATCAAAGGTGAACTTGATGATCTTGAGGATTCAATCGTAACCCGTAAAAATACAATTAAAGATGCGCAGGCTGCCATCAAAAGATACGAGACTCAATTAAAAGAAGTTAAAAACAACCGTGAATACGATGCTTTAACGAAAGAAATTGAGATTCAAGGTTTAGATATTCAGGTTTCTGAAAAGAAAATTAAAGAACACGGTTTCGAAATCACTTCTAAAACTGAAATCTACGAAGCTGCTAAAGCTGAGTTAGATGGCAGAAAGAAAGATTTAGAGGTTAAAAAAGGCGAACTTGATGTAATTACTGCTGAAACTGAAAAGGAAGAGCAAGATTTACAAAAGAAAGCTGATAAAGCTGAGCCTCAGATTGATGAGCGTTTATTGGTTGCCTACAAACGTTTACGCAAAAATGCTGTAAATGGTTTGGCAGTAGTAACAATCGATCGCGATTCTTGTTCAGGTTGTTTTAACCAGATTCCGCCTCAACGTCAGTTAGATATCCGCCAACGTAAAAAAATTATCGTTTGCGAACACTGTGGACGTATTTTGGTTGATGAAGCTTTAACTCACGAAGTAGCAGAAGCTTAA